The region GCACAGAGATTTTGGAATTTGGAATTTTAAAAATTGGAATTTCACTCAAGTATAATCGAAGGCAAATTCTCATTGAGCCATTTATACTTATTCAAAATCATTATATGTGTTCCTCCTTTTACTAAAATACATTTATCAATATACTTAATCGGAAAAACATCATCTTTGTCTCCGTGAATATGTACTACATTTTCATCAATTTTATCTCGATCCCATAAAATTACTGTTTCTACTGCCCATTGCAGATAACCCAAATCACGAACAGCTAGAAATTTCTCATACAACTTAATTCTTTTATTGACTTTTTCGCCAAATGAAAATTTTGCCAATTTCTCTACATTTAAAATCAACTGCATCGGAATTAGTTTGTATGCCTTTGTTTTCTTTCCTATTTTCATCCTTCTAGGAAATTCGAGATTACTTCTAACACTCGATATAATAATTACTTTTCGGGCTTTAATATGTTTAGCGATTTCTTGAACCAGAATTCCACCAAAGGAAACTCCAATCAAAACAGGATTTTCATGTTTGATATTTTTACTGATTCGAAGTGCATAGTCTGATAAAGATTCTCTTGGATTTGGAATTTCCCATTCGAGAAGGCACATTTCAAAAATATTTTCATCCAATTTAATTC is a window of Flavobacterium crocinum DNA encoding:
- a CDS encoding alpha/beta hydrolase, with protein sequence MSTIPVYFMPGLAASSSIFERIKLDENIFEMCLLEWEIPNPRESLSDYALRISKNIKHENPVLIGVSFGGILVQEIAKHIKARKVIIISSVRSNLEFPRRMKIGKKTKAYKLIPMQLILNVEKLAKFSFGEKVNKRIKLYEKFLAVRDLGYLQWAVETVILWDRDKIDENVVHIHGDKDDVFPIKYIDKCILVKGGTHIMILNKYKWLNENLPSIILE